Proteins encoded by one window of Ruminococcaceae bacterium R-25:
- a CDS encoding chromosome segregation ATPase, producing MATVIALVNQKGGVGKTTTAVNLAAFLGKKKKKVLLIDMDPQANATSGLGIDKRELELTVYDVLINETPISEVIYETNADNVDICPTNINLAGAEVELVTVISREQILKNAIKPVRDLYDFIILDSPPSLGLLTINALTAADRLVIPIQGEYYALEGLSQLMDTINIVKKKLNPDLEILGVVLTMFNMRTQLSRQVKEETDKYFGTKVFKTVIPRNVRLAEAPSHGLAICDYDKNSKGAKAYESLVKEVIKRV from the coding sequence ATGGCGACAGTAATTGCACTTGTAAACCAAAAAGGCGGTGTAGGAAAGACTACAACTGCTGTCAATCTTGCCGCTTTCCTTGGTAAGAAAAAGAAGAAGGTTCTCCTTATCGATATGGACCCCCAGGCTAATGCTACAAGCGGCCTTGGAATTGATAAGCGTGAACTCGAACTGACAGTTTACGATGTTCTTATCAATGAGACACCGATCTCTGAAGTTATCTATGAGACCAATGCAGATAACGTAGACATCTGCCCTACCAACATCAATCTGGCTGGCGCTGAGGTCGAACTCGTTACAGTCATTTCAAGAGAACAGATCCTCAAAAATGCTATCAAACCTGTAAGAGATCTGTATGATTTCATAATCCTGGACAGCCCGCCGTCATTGGGTTTGCTGACTATCAATGCACTCACGGCAGCAGACAGACTGGTCATCCCGATCCAGGGCGAGTACTATGCTCTCGAGGGCCTCTCACAGCTCATGGATACGATCAATATCGTTAAGAAGAAACTCAATCCGGATCTTGAGATCCTGGGAGTTGTACTTACCATGTTCAATATGAGAACACAGCTCTCCAGACAGGTTAAAGAAGAAACAGACAAGTACTTCGGCACAAAAGTCTTTAAGACAGTTATTCCCAGAAATGTCAGACTCGCAGAAGCTCCAAGCCACGGCCTTGCAATCTGCGACTATGATAAGAACTCCAAGGGTGCAAAGGCTTATGAGTCTTTGGTCAAAGAAGTAATCAAGCGAGTATAA
- a CDS encoding ParB family chromosome partitioning protein, which yields MANTKKKITAKAAAKKTPAKAAAKKAPAKKAAPAKKTAAKKPAAKAAPKKIAAKPVAKKAPMKAATPVKKATAARSIANVKAVSESKSAMGRGLGALLSSDGIPENKRDSVVELKINDISPNNGQPRKIFDDESLNELANSIQEIGVIQPIIVQRKGDSYRIVAGERRWRAARIAGLSVIPAIVRDLTDRETMEQALIENIQREDLNPIEEAAAMQNLLKVHKLTQDQLAKRLGKPRATIANTIRILNLDESLQEFVSRGDLSEGHAKAILGLKEKEDQRKVADVIMTRDLNVRQAEALVKKYIEAQDNPAKKKVIEQPDIRFTLSIKDVETRLKKELGAKTKIKVLDNATGRGRIVIDYKNNEDLDRLIEILCGQ from the coding sequence ATGGCTAATACAAAGAAAAAGATAACCGCTAAGGCAGCAGCAAAGAAGACACCTGCAAAGGCTGCAGCAAAGAAAGCTCCTGCAAAAAAGGCTGCACCCGCTAAAAAGACAGCTGCAAAGAAACCTGCAGCAAAGGCTGCTCCTAAAAAGATTGCAGCAAAGCCCGTAGCAAAGAAGGCTCCTATGAAGGCTGCAACTCCTGTCAAGAAGGCTACAGCAGCACGTTCTATTGCTAACGTTAAAGCTGTATCTGAGAGCAAGTCTGCAATGGGCAGAGGCCTTGGAGCCCTTCTCTCATCTGACGGTATTCCTGAGAATAAGAGAGATTCTGTTGTTGAACTTAAGATCAATGACATCTCCCCCAACAACGGCCAGCCCAGAAAGATCTTTGATGATGAATCATTAAACGAGCTCGCAAATTCCATCCAGGAGATCGGTGTCATCCAGCCTATCATCGTTCAGCGCAAGGGCGACAGCTACAGGATCGTAGCAGGTGAGCGCCGCTGGAGAGCAGCACGTATTGCAGGCCTTTCTGTTATCCCTGCGATTGTTAGGGATCTTACAGACAGAGAGACAATGGAACAGGCTCTTATCGAGAACATCCAGAGAGAAGACTTAAATCCTATTGAAGAGGCTGCAGCTATGCAGAATCTCCTTAAGGTTCACAAGCTCACACAGGACCAGCTCGCTAAGAGACTTGGTAAGCCGAGAGCAACTATCGCTAACACGATCCGTATTCTTAACCTTGATGAATCCCTCCAGGAATTCGTAAGCCGCGGAGATCTCTCAGAAGGTCATGCAAAGGCTATCCTCGGTCTCAAGGAGAAGGAGGATCAGCGCAAGGTAGCTGACGTCATCATGACAAGAGACCTCAATGTCCGTCAGGCTGAAGCTCTTGTTAAGAAGTACATTGAAGCACAGGATAACCCTGCAAAGAAGAAGGTCATCGAGCAGCCTGACATCAGGTTTACTCTGAGCATTAAGGATGTCGAGACGAGGCTTAAGAAGGAACTCGGTGCCAAGACCAAGATCAAGGTCCTTGATAACGCTACCGGCCGCGGCCGTATCGTGATCGACTATAAGAACAACGAAGACTTAGACAGACTTATTGAGATCCTCTGCGGTCAGTAA
- a CDS encoding GHKL domain-containing protein — protein sequence MTGSAADFQVWETVLHAFLNSFPYMVLALYAYRRHWRFKKGVTLTLLFIAVAAQMVIVPLVLLSGNSDNPIFRILISAIHIAFFFTAVKANIGKLIFSVLVLTNLGTLVVVCARCLEGIFFPDLIIYKYHYTYQLLTILMLAAIIPAMYIFVFKDIDSPDSDPQSGSLTNSNASNYMWNYLWLIPAVFYLIWLHYSFYGDRSSIENYMEPANALYLLAIDAGSILIYRTIIQMVKMYEANTALLDENHVLSIQRLQYDSLNERLENMRRTRHDLRHYAALLKQIRDSGDITALDDLINTYTEQNLLDQQLVYCENETVNVILALYSESAYKNNILFSVKADIPKDIFVDKKDLAVLFGNILENATDACKEVAEERFINLTATYASTARGSHSLSLIIKNNYKTEPSENESGIFHSTKHPGDGIGISSVKNITEKYGGAGTFNHEDGIFTVSVVLYE from the coding sequence ATGACTGGCAGTGCTGCTGATTTTCAGGTTTGGGAAACCGTATTACATGCATTCTTAAATTCTTTTCCGTATATGGTGTTGGCTTTGTATGCGTACAGAAGGCACTGGAGGTTCAAAAAAGGCGTCACCCTGACGCTCCTCTTTATAGCTGTAGCTGCACAGATGGTAATCGTTCCGCTCGTATTACTTTCAGGTAATTCAGACAACCCCATCTTCCGTATACTGATTTCTGCGATCCATATTGCTTTCTTTTTCACTGCAGTAAAGGCGAATATAGGCAAGCTGATATTCTCCGTTCTTGTTCTTACCAATCTGGGTACTCTGGTCGTAGTCTGCGCCAGATGTCTTGAAGGTATCTTCTTCCCTGATCTGATCATATATAAATATCACTATACTTATCAGCTGCTCACGATCCTGATGCTCGCGGCCATCATCCCGGCTATGTATATCTTCGTCTTTAAGGACATTGATTCACCTGATTCAGATCCGCAGAGCGGGTCTCTTACGAACAGTAATGCAAGCAATTATATGTGGAACTATCTCTGGCTTATCCCTGCCGTCTTTTACCTTATCTGGCTGCACTATTCGTTCTATGGTGACCGCTCCTCAATCGAAAACTATATGGAACCCGCCAACGCTCTCTATCTTCTGGCTATAGATGCAGGTTCGATCCTTATTTACAGGACCATCATACAGATGGTGAAGATGTACGAAGCAAACACTGCCCTGCTCGACGAAAACCATGTCCTCTCTATCCAGCGTCTCCAGTATGACAGTCTTAACGAGCGTCTCGAAAACATGCGCCGCACAAGGCACGATCTGCGCCATTACGCAGCTCTCTTAAAGCAGATAAGAGACAGCGGCGATATCACAGCCTTAGATGACCTGATAAACACATACACAGAGCAGAACCTTCTTGACCAGCAGCTCGTCTACTGCGAAAACGAGACGGTCAACGTAATCCTTGCGCTTTATTCAGAATCAGCTTACAAGAACAATATCCTCTTCTCCGTAAAAGCCGATATTCCGAAAGATATATTTGTCGACAAGAAAGATCTGGCGGTATTGTTCGGAAACATATTGGAAAACGCCACGGATGCATGCAAAGAAGTAGCAGAAGAAAGATTCATTAACCTCACTGCCACATATGCTTCGACAGCACGAGGATCCCACTCCCTCTCTCTTATAATAAAGAACAACTATAAAACAGAGCCGTCCGAGAATGAGAGCGGCATATTCCACTCTACAAAGCATCCCGGTGACGGCATCGGTATCAGCTCAGTAAAGAACATTACGGAAAAGTACGGCGGAGCCGGAACATTTAATCACGAAGACGGTATTTTTACCGTATCGGTTGTGTTATACGAATAA
- a CDS encoding LytTR family two component transcriptional regulator — protein MLIAICDDNSADAEKIRFSLMDITQDLEMKCFSTGTELIESVKSGNNYSVLFQDVYLENESGIEVAKSVKELSPDTQVIFVTSSLDHAIDAFKVQATDYLVKPCSEADIVKAFARVSVKMNTKYSVPVVINTGKEIHVFHTEKVIKIESDRHYTVICCSNNRTERLLINFSYVAELFGNKFIEIRRGLLVNPGFIEKISGVNVILADGSSYILPKAKKDAVTAKYIEYITEKN, from the coding sequence ATGCTGATAGCTATTTGTGACGATAACAGCGCCGATGCCGAAAAGATCAGGTTTTCTTTAATGGATATTACTCAAGACCTTGAAATGAAATGTTTTAGTACAGGAACAGAGCTGATCGAAAGCGTGAAGAGCGGAAATAACTATTCCGTTCTGTTTCAGGATGTTTATCTTGAAAACGAAAGCGGCATAGAAGTAGCAAAGAGCGTTAAAGAATTGTCTCCTGACACGCAGGTCATATTTGTTACCTCAAGTCTTGACCATGCTATCGATGCATTTAAGGTACAGGCAACGGATTACCTGGTAAAGCCCTGTTCCGAAGCAGATATCGTAAAAGCATTTGCGCGTGTAAGCGTAAAGATGAACACGAAATATTCAGTACCCGTAGTTATTAATACGGGCAAAGAGATACATGTTTTCCACACCGAGAAGGTGATCAAGATAGAAAGCGACAGGCACTATACCGTTATTTGCTGTTCAAATAACAGAACAGAGCGCCTGCTCATCAATTTCTCATACGTTGCCGAACTGTTTGGCAACAAGTTTATCGAGATCAGAAGGGGGCTTCTCGTTAATCCCGGATTTATAGAGAAGATCAGCGGTGTGAACGTAATCTTAGCCGACGGCAGTTCTTATATCCTTCCTAAGGCAAAGAAGGATGCTGTTACGGCAAAGTATATCGAGTATATTACCGAGAAAAATTAA
- a CDS encoding CAAX prenyl protease-like protein, whose product MTKFIEVLKKVPLLTAFIGFLFAVGGIKLLHTDNNFAMGVHRYLLALAMCVFLILISGEKTFKKCEKTTAYVLKMSIGVFIFAGLLCGLGVLSNISAELPIAKDWPLQTLLLLFAIMGVGMFEEIAFRAVISDAIIYQFRNKKWVFAVSAIVGSLIFGYVHVMSDDASTPLALAQVIMKTVSTGLWGMSLLFLYWKTRNIFACGIAHGIYDFILMVKDVPFVTEKDNSHSYVHEGFLGGVSVGIYVFESIVMIVILLIFWKKVVKTIDFEDMRKNW is encoded by the coding sequence TTGACTAAGTTCATAGAAGTTTTGAAGAAGGTTCCGTTATTAACGGCTTTCATTGGTTTTTTGTTTGCGGTTGGAGGTATAAAACTGCTGCATACTGACAATAACTTTGCAATGGGTGTGCACCGTTATTTGTTGGCTCTGGCAATGTGCGTATTTCTTATTCTCATTTCGGGAGAGAAGACATTTAAGAAATGCGAAAAAACGACAGCTTATGTACTTAAAATGTCCATAGGCGTCTTTATCTTTGCAGGCTTGTTATGCGGGCTTGGCGTTTTGAGCAACATATCTGCGGAGCTCCCCATAGCAAAGGACTGGCCTTTGCAGACGTTATTGCTGCTGTTCGCAATTATGGGCGTCGGAATGTTTGAGGAAATTGCTTTCAGGGCTGTAATAAGCGACGCGATAATCTATCAGTTCCGCAACAAGAAATGGGTATTTGCCGTAAGCGCGATCGTAGGTTCACTTATCTTCGGCTATGTTCATGTTATGAGTGATGATGCATCAACACCTTTAGCGCTTGCACAGGTCATTATGAAAACCGTAAGCACAGGCCTTTGGGGAATGTCCTTGCTCTTCCTTTACTGGAAAACACGCAATATCTTTGCATGCGGCATTGCGCACGGTATTTATGATTTTATCCTGATGGTAAAAGACGTACCGTTCGTAACTGAAAAGGATAATTCGCACAGTTATGTCCACGAAGGATTTTTAGGCGGCGTGTCGGTAGGAATATACGTGTTTGAGTCTATCGTCATGATCGTGATCCTTCTTATCTTCTGGAAGAAGGTCGTAAAGACGATCGATTTTGAAGATATGCGTAAGAACTGGTAA
- a CDS encoding CAAX prenyl protease-like protein — MKKFLALLKKYPLLNMILTVAVCYLGIQFFDRACDNLAQCALLRVILAVVCGASIFAISGSKSFEKLDKDIGYVQLKYIGFLIFGVIVGLVGFVPALKGGVKLVDKWPLELFFDILLVVSVGIYEELCFRVIINDALLYQFRNNKYIFVWIAIISSLIFGLVHIIGASIETPIALTQAILKTLTSALMGFGLLILYWKTHNFWAIAISHAIYDSLPLIAGQIFDTGASVGSYISEETIVSDGFTFNKGYFLIGLYAIQLIIHIVLVLGLLKVLKSIDFKKIRQEW, encoded by the coding sequence ATGAAGAAGTTTTTGGCATTATTGAAGAAGTATCCTTTATTGAACATGATACTTACGGTAGCAGTCTGTTATTTAGGTATTCAGTTTTTTGACAGAGCCTGCGACAACCTGGCTCAATGCGCATTATTGAGGGTTATTCTGGCTGTTGTCTGCGGAGCTTCCATTTTTGCGATCTCCGGATCAAAGTCATTCGAAAAGCTTGATAAGGACATCGGATATGTACAGCTCAAATACATCGGTTTTCTTATCTTTGGTGTAATTGTCGGACTGGTGGGATTTGTTCCTGCTCTTAAGGGCGGCGTAAAGCTGGTAGATAAATGGCCGCTCGAACTGTTTTTCGACATTCTTTTGGTAGTATCTGTCGGAATATACGAAGAGCTCTGCTTCCGTGTGATCATAAACGATGCTTTGCTCTATCAGTTCAGAAATAATAAGTACATCTTTGTCTGGATCGCGATCATCTCATCACTGATATTCGGTTTGGTCCACATTATCGGTGCATCGATAGAAACACCTATTGCATTAACACAGGCTATACTTAAGACTCTTACGAGCGCCCTGATGGGATTCGGCCTTTTGATCCTTTACTGGAAAACTCACAATTTCTGGGCTATTGCGATCTCTCATGCGATCTACGATTCGCTCCCGCTCATTGCCGGCCAGATCTTTGACACAGGAGCTTCGGTTGGCAGCTATATATCTGAGGAAACAATCGTTTCTGATGGTTTTACATTCAACAAGGGCTATTTCCTTATCGGCCTTTATGCCATCCAGCTGATCATCCACATCGTTCTGGTCCTTGGCCTGCTTAAGGTCTTAAAGAGCATTGATTTCAAGAAGATCCGCCAAGAGTGGTAA
- a CDS encoding threonyl-tRNA synthetase translates to MEKEEVLKVYRHSLAHIMAKAVIELYGKEVQYAIGPEIDDGCYYDFVLPRTVTEEDFPAIEEKMHEIIKRREDWTRKEISKEEALELFKDQKFKTELIIDLPADEVISIYYTGDDYVDLCRGPHVDNSQELFSAAFKIKNVSGAYWRGDEKRDQLQRIYLFAFPSKDELKAHLAWLKEAQERDHKKIGTALDLFMFRETAPGMAYWLPRGWILYQELMKYSREIQGAHGYTEISAPLINNKKLWLISGHWAHYQNNMFIVPGITKGVNATDAVKGEEAPEQYSVDAEDTMAAKPMNCPNAMMSYKRTMHSYKELPIRYSEYDVLHRKEKSGQMNGLFRVQEFRQDDDHTFVTPEQIKDEIKDVIAIADEIYKTFGITYRAEFSTRPDDFMGDIESWNAAEASLKAILDEKYGDGNYEINEGDGAFYGPKIDLQIKDALGREWQCGTVQLDFQLPHNFELTYVDKDGIQKMPIVIHRAIFGSFERFIGIITEHFKGAFPFWLNPYQVAVVPIRPEHNEYAQKVAEALTKVGVRVESDLTDVNMRDKIKRFKQMKDPYILVVGDKEAAENTVSVNVRGSNKQLQGVALDKFVELCAKLNAERTLELPQEI, encoded by the coding sequence ATGGAAAAAGAAGAAGTATTGAAGGTGTACCGTCACTCTCTTGCTCACATCATGGCTAAGGCCGTAATCGAGCTTTATGGTAAAGAGGTACAGTACGCAATCGGACCTGAGATCGACGACGGATGTTATTACGATTTCGTCCTTCCCAGAACAGTAACTGAGGAAGATTTCCCGGCAATCGAAGAGAAGATGCATGAGATCATCAAGCGCAGGGAAGACTGGACACGCAAAGAGATCTCTAAGGAAGAAGCATTGGAGCTTTTCAAGGACCAGAAGTTCAAGACAGAGCTCATTATCGATCTGCCCGCAGACGAAGTAATCTCGATCTATTACACAGGTGATGACTATGTCGACCTTTGCCGTGGTCCTCACGTAGACAATTCACAGGAATTATTCAGCGCAGCATTCAAGATCAAGAATGTATCAGGCGCTTACTGGAGAGGTGACGAGAAGAGAGACCAGCTCCAGAGAATATATCTTTTCGCATTCCCTTCAAAGGACGAGCTCAAGGCTCACCTTGCATGGCTTAAGGAAGCACAGGAGAGAGACCACAAGAAGATCGGTACAGCTCTTGACCTCTTTATGTTCCGTGAGACAGCTCCGGGTATGGCTTACTGGCTTCCCCGTGGTTGGATCCTCTATCAGGAGCTCATGAAGTACTCCAGAGAGATCCAGGGTGCACATGGATACACAGAGATCTCTGCACCTTTGATCAACAATAAGAAGCTCTGGCTCATTTCCGGACACTGGGCACACTATCAGAACAACATGTTCATCGTTCCCGGTATCACAAAGGGTGTTAACGCTACAGACGCTGTTAAGGGCGAGGAAGCTCCCGAGCAGTATTCCGTAGACGCTGAAGACACAATGGCAGCAAAGCCTATGAACTGCCCTAACGCAATGATGTCCTATAAGCGCACAATGCACTCTTATAAGGAACTTCCTATCCGTTACAGCGAGTATGACGTTCTCCACCGTAAGGAGAAGTCAGGCCAGATGAACGGTCTCTTCAGAGTACAGGAATTCCGTCAGGACGATGACCATACATTCGTTACACCTGAGCAGATCAAGGACGAGATCAAGGACGTAATCGCTATTGCAGACGAGATCTACAAGACATTCGGTATCACATACAGAGCAGAGTTCTCCACAAGACCTGACGACTTCATGGGTGATATCGAGTCCTGGAACGCTGCTGAGGCTTCTCTCAAGGCCATCCTCGACGAGAAGTATGGTGACGGTAACTACGAGATCAACGAAGGCGACGGCGCGTTCTACGGCCCGAAGATCGACCTTCAGATCAAGGACGCTCTCGGACGTGAGTGGCAGTGCGGTACAGTCCAGCTCGACTTCCAGCTCCCTCATAACTTCGAGCTCACATATGTCGACAAGGACGGCATTCAGAAGATGCCTATCGTTATCCACAGAGCCATCTTCGGTTCTTTCGAGCGTTTTATCGGCATCATCACAGAGCACTTCAAGGGCGCATTCCCGTTCTGGCTCAACCCTTATCAGGTAGCAGTTGTACCGATCAGACCTGAGCACAACGAATACGCTCAGAAGGTTGCAGAAGCCCTCACAAAGGTTGGTGTAAGAGTCGAGTCCGACTTAACAGACGTCAACATGAGAGACAAGATCAAGAGATTCAAGCAGATGAAGGATCCTTATATCCTCGTTGTAGGCGATAAGGAAGCTGCTGAGAATACAGTATCTGTCAACGTCAGAGGCTCTAACAAGCAGCTCCAGGGCGTTGCACTCGATAAGTTCGTTGAACTCTGTGCAAAGCTCAATGCAGAGAGAACATTGGAGCTCCCTCAGGAGATCTGA